The Iamia sp. SCSIO 61187 genomic sequence GCGGCCAGGAGCATGACGAGCACGGCCGCGAGGGCGTCGGGGGGCAGGCCCCCACCCGCGGCCCTCACCCGGTCGTTGATCTTGGCCAGCACCGGCTTGACCACCACGGACATGAAGACGCCGAAGGCGATCGTCAGGCCCATCACCCGGAGGAGGTGCACGAGCGGGTTGCCGCCCCCCTCCCCGGTCGCCGACTCGACCACCGCCAGGACGAGGGCCAGCAGCGACCAGGCCAGGATGTCGTCGATGGCGGCGCAGGCCAGGGTGATGGCGCCCACGGCTGTCCCCTGCATCCGGCGCTCGTTGAGGATGCGGGCCAGGACCGGGAAGGCGGTCACCGACATCGACGCCCCGACGAAGAGCCCGAACGGGACGAAGTCGTCGAAGCCGGGTGGTTCGTAGCGGTCGTGGACCAGCCAGGCCAGGCCGAACCCCAGCGAGAACGGCAGCAGCACCGAGGTGAGCGACACGCCGGCGGCGAGGCGCTCCTTGCCCCGGATCAGCTTCATGTCGAGCTCGAGGCCGACGACGAACATGAAGATGACGAGGCCGATCTCGGCCAGCACCTTGAGGAAGGGCCGGGCCTCGAGGGGGAAGAACGTGTCGCTCAGGCTCTCGTCGAGGCCGAGCAGCTCGGTGACGGTCCCGGACCCGAGCACGAGCGGGCCGAGCGCCAGCCCGGCGAGGATCTCGCCCACGACCGGCGGCTGCCCGATGCGGCGGAACAGGGCGCCCACCGCCCGGGCCACGACCACGATGATGGCGATGTCGATCAGCACCCAGGCGACGGTGTCCTCCGAGACGCCCCCGCCGGCAGCGACGATCCAACCCGACATGCGCTCCTCCGTCCCGGGCGCTGGCCCGTGCCCGCCCGACCTCCGGGCTCGTCGGCGGCCAAGAGTACGACGCACGACCACCCTGCGGGAGACGTCCGGGGAGGCCGCCCCTGCCCCTCGCCCGCCCCGGCCCGGCAGCGGTCCCAGATCCGACGGTTCACACGGCGCAGGCGTGGAACACTGCGACGGTGCCTGCACCCGATCGCTCCCTGTTCGCCGATCGCCTCCGACGCCAGCTGCGCAGCAGGCGTCTCAGCCAGGCGTCGCTCGCCGCCCAGCTCGGGGTCAGCCAGCAGACGGTCTCCAAGTGGGTGGCGGGCGAGACCCAGCCCCGGGTGAAGCTGCTGCCGCCGCTGGCCGAGGCGCTGGGCATGGATCCGACCGACCTGTCGGCCGCCCTCGTGGCCCGGGCCGAGCCCCGGAACCTCGACGAGGCCATGGAGCTGCGGGTCGCGGCGCTCGACCGCCTCATCCGCGACCTCGACCTCGACCAGATGGACCGGGTCGAGGCCTACGTCCGCGGCCTGCGCGACGCCTCCAGCCCCCGCTGAGCCGGCGACCCGTCACGGGCGCGGTGGGCCCCTAGGGTCGGTCCGTGCCCGTCGTCGCCCCCGCCGGTCCGTCGCGGCCGGGTGGGGACGACACCGTCGTCGTCCGGACCGAAGGTGTCGTGAAGCGCTGGGGCGGCACGCTGGCCCTCGCCGGCGCCGACGTCGCCATCGGTCCGGGCGTCACCGGCCTGCTCGGGGCCAACGGCTCGGGCAAGACGACCCTCCTCGGCCTGCTGCTCGGCCTCCACCACCCCGACGACGGCCGCATCGAGGTCCTGGGGCTGGACCCGACCCGGGCCGGTCCCGAGGTGCGGGCTCGGGTCGGCTACTCCCCCGAGCACCACTCCCTGCCGCCTGACGTGAAGGCGGTGGACTTCGTGCGCCACGTCGGGGAGCTGCACGGCCTCCCCCGCCGGGAGGCCACCGGTCGGGCGTCCGACGTGCTCTGGCAGCTGGGCCTGGGCGAGGAGCGCACCCGCCCGCTCGGCACCATGTCCACCGGTCAGCGCCAGCGGGTGAAGCTGGCCCAGGCCATCGTCCACGACCCGGTGCTGGTCCTGCTCGACGAGCCGACCGAGGGCCTCGACCCCGTGCAGCGCGACGACATGCTCGCCCTCATCCGCCGGGTGGGCGGCGAGTTCGGGATCCACGTGGTGCTGTCGAGCCACGTGCTCGACGAGGTCGAGCGGGTCGCCGACGGGGCCGTGATCCTCCATGCCGGCCGGGTCGTCGGGGCCGGGCGACTGGCCGACCTCCAGGCGTCGAGCCGCGGCGGCGTGGTGGTCGACGTGGTGGGCGACCCCTCCGCCCTGGTGCGGGGCCTCGAGGCCCGGGGCCACCCCGTGGAGGTCGTCGGTGGGCGGCTGTTCGTGGCCGGTGGCGACGAGGCCTTCGACGTCGTCCGCGACGGCCTGGCCGAGCTCGGCCTGCCCGTGCGGCGGCTCGAGCCCCGCCGCCGCTCGCTGGAGGAGGTCTTCCTCGCCTCCGGGCTGCTCGGGGGCCAGGCCGCGGCCGAGGAGGGGTGGCAGTGAGCGAGCGGAGCGAGCGAACCGACAGCACGAGCGAGCGGAGCGACCAGGCGCCGGACGGCGCCCCCCGGGCCCGCATCCTCGACCGCGGGTACCGGCCCTACCGGGGGCCGCGCACCGGGGTCCGGGGGGCCATGACGACGGTCTGGCGCCAGAGCGTCCAGCGCGCCCTCGGGATCCGTCGGTCGGCGTGGGCCAAGGTCCTGCCCCTCGCGTCGGTGGCCATCGCCTACGTGCCGGCCGTCGTCTTCATCGGCGTGGTCGCCCTCCTCCCCGAGGCGGAGACGACCGAGCTCCAGCTGCCCACCTTCGGCGAGTACTTCCCGTTCATCCAGGCCGCCGTGCTGCTGTTCGTCTCGTTCGTCGGACCGGAGATCCTCTGCACCGACCGCCGGACGGGGATGGTCGGCATCTACCTGGCCTCGCCGCTGTCGCGCGACACCTACGTCGGGGCCAAGGCGGCCGCCGCCTTCTCGGTCATCGCCCTCATCACCATCGGTCCGCCGCTGCTGATGCTCGTCGCCTACGTCCTCCAGGGCGTCGGTCCCGACGGTCCCGGCGGGGTGGCCAGCACCCTGGTCCGCATCGTCGTGGCCGGCGTCCTGCTGGCCGTGCTCTACACCGCCGTCGGCCTCGGGGTGTCGAGCCTCACCGACCGGAAGGCGTTCGCCACCGCGGCGCTGCTCCTGCTGATGGTGGTGGTGTCCGGCTTCGTCACCGTCCTCATCGACGAGGCCGACCTCCCCGGCGCCTTCCAGGCCGCCAGCCTCATCTCGGGGCCCTTCACCCTCGTCGAGCTCGTCCACGGCGAGCCGGCCGACATCGTCGGCCTGTCGCTGCCCATGGCCCTCGCCGGGCTGGGGGCGTGGACCGCGCTCGGCGCCGCCGTCACCCGCACCCGGTACCAGCTCCTGCAGGTGACCCGGTGACGGGCCCCGGCCCCACCCCGCCGATGGTGGCCGTCGACGGCTGCACCCGCTGGTTCGGCGACGTCGTCGCCGTGTCCGAGGTGTCGTTCTCGCTCGGGCCCGGCGTGACCGCCCTCCTCGGCCCCAACGGGGCGGGCAAGTCGACGCTCCTCCGGCTGCTGTGCGGCCTCGTGGCCCCGGCGCGGGGCACGGTGCGCATCCTCGGCCGCGATCCCCGGCGCGACGTCGCGGTCCACCGCCACCTCGGGCTGGTGCCCCAGCAGGAGACCGTG encodes the following:
- a CDS encoding helix-turn-helix domain-containing protein, with product MPAPDRSLFADRLRRQLRSRRLSQASLAAQLGVSQQTVSKWVAGETQPRVKLLPPLAEALGMDPTDLSAALVARAEPRNLDEAMELRVAALDRLIRDLDLDQMDRVEAYVRGLRDASSPR
- a CDS encoding ABC transporter ATP-binding protein; protein product: MPVVAPAGPSRPGGDDTVVVRTEGVVKRWGGTLALAGADVAIGPGVTGLLGANGSGKTTLLGLLLGLHHPDDGRIEVLGLDPTRAGPEVRARVGYSPEHHSLPPDVKAVDFVRHVGELHGLPRREATGRASDVLWQLGLGEERTRPLGTMSTGQRQRVKLAQAIVHDPVLVLLDEPTEGLDPVQRDDMLALIRRVGGEFGIHVVLSSHVLDEVERVADGAVILHAGRVVGAGRLADLQASSRGGVVVDVVGDPSALVRGLEARGHPVEVVGGRLFVAGGDEAFDVVRDGLAELGLPVRRLEPRRRSLEEVFLASGLLGGQAAAEEGWQ
- a CDS encoding ABC transporter permease, which encodes MSERSERTDSTSERSDQAPDGAPRARILDRGYRPYRGPRTGVRGAMTTVWRQSVQRALGIRRSAWAKVLPLASVAIAYVPAVVFIGVVALLPEAETTELQLPTFGEYFPFIQAAVLLFVSFVGPEILCTDRRTGMVGIYLASPLSRDTYVGAKAAAAFSVIALITIGPPLLMLVAYVLQGVGPDGPGGVASTLVRIVVAGVLLAVLYTAVGLGVSSLTDRKAFATAALLLLMVVVSGFVTVLIDEADLPGAFQAASLISGPFTLVELVHGEPADIVGLSLPMALAGLGAWTALGAAVTRTRYQLLQVTR